Proteins from one Candidatus Nitrospira nitrificans genomic window:
- a CDS encoding HypC/HybG/HupF family hydrogenase formation chaperone, producing MCLAVPGQVLSVEDDALRTATVSFGGVTKSVSLALVPEAGVGDYVIVHVGFAISRLDEEAARRTLEIYADLAASGSPDGVDRKAPDIAR from the coding sequence ATGTGTCTCGCGGTCCCAGGACAAGTCTTGAGCGTTGAGGATGACGCGCTTCGTACGGCGACGGTGTCGTTCGGTGGAGTCACGAAATCTGTCTCATTAGCCTTGGTGCCGGAAGCAGGGGTGGGCGACTATGTGATCGTCCATGTCGGCTTTGCAATCAGCCGGTTGGATGAAGAGGCGGCGCGACGAACGTTGGAGATCTACGCCGACCTGGCTGCTTCAGGCTCGCCGGATGGGGTTGATCGCAAAGCGCCGGACATAGCGCGTTAA
- a CDS encoding thermonuclease family protein, whose protein sequence is MSFALGRRYRFPVFMPVRYGRGNETGYGSITNLSPLGWRRILSLALLFLLSSAEAFPFGGEVVRVLEGGTIEVVRLGKAERIHLHGLDCPEKGQPHGDEVKEAISALVFAMAVTVEPYGKDKYGRIMADVLLADGTNVNHALVKEGRCWWSRRSAPDNAELERLELEAREAKKGLWEDPEPIPPWEYRKTQRRQSPGAPNN, encoded by the coding sequence ATGTCCTTTGCTCTCGGCCGCCGCTATCGTTTTCCGGTCTTCATGCCCGTTAGATACGGGCGTGGGAACGAGACTGGCTACGGAAGCATCACGAACCTGTCTCCATTGGGGTGGCGACGAATTCTTTCCCTGGCTCTGCTCTTTCTCTTGAGCTCAGCCGAGGCATTTCCTTTCGGCGGCGAAGTGGTCAGAGTTCTTGAAGGGGGCACGATCGAAGTGGTGCGCCTCGGGAAGGCGGAACGCATCCACTTGCATGGTCTCGACTGTCCTGAGAAGGGGCAACCCCATGGTGACGAGGTGAAAGAAGCGATCTCGGCCCTTGTCTTCGCCATGGCGGTCACGGTCGAGCCCTATGGGAAGGACAAGTACGGGCGAATCATGGCCGATGTGCTGCTTGCGGATGGAACCAACGTGAATCATGCCTTGGTGAAGGAAGGCCGATGTTGGTGGTCTCGGAGGTCCGCGCCGGACAACGCTGAACTGGAACGGCTTGAGCTGGAAGCAAGGGAGGCGAAGAAGGGATTGTGGGAAGACCCTGAACCAATCCCCCCATGGGAGTACCGGAAAACCCAGCGGAGACAGTCCCCCGGCGCGCCGAACAACTGA